The genomic interval TTGCATCCCTCCCAACTTAATGGTTGAGGGATAGTGACTTGTCCGAAACTAGAGTgatctaaaaaattttaaaacaagtaAAAGGCCTTAACTTAATCACTGTCAGAAGGAAAAATTCATCAATAATCAGAtgcatagaaataaaaaaacttgattttttttcacaatgatGAAATTTTCAATTcctcaaaaatattataatagagAAAGCACATGAACAAGCCCCTGTTCTATTCAAATGCAACTCCAAACTAGCCGATCTATACCAACCAAACAGAACGCATTCGCTAAATcaatcacaaatcaaaacaattcaGTGAATTCACGCGTGATCCGATGCTACAATGGCAAAAtctaataaatcaaacaaatcaGCAAATCTCAACACATTTCAAACCAGAATTCCAAGTGATCTACGATATCAATAGATCTATATCTCTATTATTGCATTACAACGAAAATCaccaaaaacaatcaaaagagCACCTTCTTATCGATCGGGGCGGAGGGGAGGGAAGCGGGATCGAGAGAGGGAGCGGCAGAGGCGGCGAGGAGGATAGCCTCGCGGCGCTTTTTGAGGAGGTTGTCTTCGCGCTTGTTTTTGCGGATCTCGACAAGGTTGTCCTCCCGGCGCCTCCGCGCCTCCTCCACGTCCACCCCCGTCTTGTACCCCTTCTTCCGCACCTCCACCCGCGTTCCCGGCCGCAACGACATCTCCGACGAGATCGCCGGCGACGAGATTTAGCTCACTTTCTCACCGTCGCGCTCTTTTTTTTGGAGTAGAAGGCAAGCAATGATTGAATGAGTAGAACCAACGGCGGATGGAGCCCAAAAAAGGCTGGACTTATTGTCACCGAGAAAATAGACACTAAAAAAGGACTGACCAATAATAATGAGACACGTGTCTAAGGAAGAGGTTGTCCGCCGTGAAGAGTGACCCCAAAGTCGAATGTTTGGGTGGAGTTTGTATTAAAGATCTTTTAGATCGACACACGATTAACGCTGTTCCCATCGCGTAGTGGTCTAGTGGGTGACGATGGCGTGGTTTGTGGGACCCACCTGTGTAGCCACGTGGCGTGCCTTGGGATCATGACTTGATCTTTAATGTTTGTGATCTCGAggttgttttattatttcttaaaacCGTGCCTCGGGATCAGGATGATTATCTTCGAGACGTTCactcttaaaatatatatatatatatatatataaatcttgaGGATTCATTATCATCAAAGCCGTCTTTACAATCCAATGAGTTCATATTGTCTGTTTCAAGAACCAGAAAATACTTTGATTCTAGTCTAGTATAGACtgacatatattttaaaaaaaattaactataacataaaaaaaaaataaaaatacacatgtCAACTTGTTATAGATATGAACTCATCCATAATAACAATCGAATTATTATCCAATCTAAAAAATAATGCCAAACAGTATTAGGAGTGGTGGGCAGTAATTACAAACAGTAAATATATACAGTATACagtatctatataaataatagtcGTTGATCATCATCcaataattataaacaaatatttctaataaaacaataatctgTTAGATGACttaaacccatatatatatatatatatataaatatatttcaccaaatcaaacaCACTTCACTTTGTGTAAACATACAAAATGCAACTGGAATGCTTCAACTGAGTTTGCGGTTCAAAACGAAACCAATAACTTTAATTTATGCAAATTACAGAGTTTGAGAATTTTAAATTCTCACAAAACAAATTGAGTTGAGTTGAGTTGAGTtgcagtgaaaaatatgaaacatataTGAATGTAAACATGGTCTAAACCTGTAGATAATGTATCATCTTCTAATGTTTAAGATGATATCTCATAAACAACACACGCTAAAACCAAGTATAAACACACAGATATCTCCAATGTTTGAGATGATATCCCATAAACAACACAAGCTATTTCGCTCTGTTTCATGTCGAATTCCAACCAATCTCCTGCTAGCATTTGGCGTACAGCCTTTCGAGGACTTCTCTTGCCTCTCCGGGCGGAAAATTGCTGAGATCATAGTAATGTGGAGCTATGTCGACCAACCTGTATAACAAAACATTTCATCAAATTTGGCAAATGTTAAGATAAATATATCAATGATTTGAAGAAGCAGATGTTTCTTGTACACACCAGTCTCCACGAATATCGGTGACAGTGCGAATGAAGTCTCTACTGGTCAGGACATATTCATTGTAAACGACCCACTCCGGCTTATGGTCCAAACAGGTTGAAGGATGCAAATGAACCGGCTGCAGCCGGTTTCAGACATTAGGAGGAAATTCACCAGAAGAGATGGAAAACATTTTAAGGGAGAGAAGACATTACCTGGTTGTCCTTCACTGTCATGTATTCGCCTTTACTCTCAAGATGAGCTACCTGCATGAAATATCCGGAGAGCAGAGCCTTTCGGATGTTGATGTAATAGGCATTGCTATTGAAATTTGTGCTGCATAGCTTAAGCTTGAGTCTGGACATGATCCGCGCCAGCTGCTGCCTAACGCTGCTGGCAACCTTTAGGGCTCGTGGGTTGATGAAATTGTCGAAGCACCATTGAGGATCTTCATCtgtttgacaaaaattagaaTGATCGGCAGAAGATGAAATGGGATTAGATTTGGCTTCAATGTTGTACTTACTGTTTTGTTTGTATGCATGATATACATTTAGGAGTGTGAGGTGATCCCCATCGATGTGGCTGAATTGAGCTTTTGCTTCATCTGCAGCTCTCTGCGCTTccttaggccggacaaagcAAGGGGGTGCTAGAGAAAGAAATTATTATCACAGACGAGTCAGATGCATAGAGATGAGACAACACCATTACCTTCACAAGTGAATGACAAGGAATTGAAACTATTGGCATAAgctctaaatttaaaaatttatagccCTCCATATCAATGGGACTGACACAGGGAGTCCGAGAACCTACTTTTGGAAAACAAATCTATTTTGGTGATTAAATGTATGACATGAATAAAAgcatttttatgatttttcctTGTCATtcctaaaaaatatgagaaatattaAGGACAAGAAACAAGAATAGAAGTACTTCATTTTAAGAAAGTTGGAAATTTTCCTCGAAATGCGACCATTCAGGATAGCAACAAGCATATGCACAAACGAACATTGAAAGAACAGAAGAACtagttaaaaaagaaagaaaagggaagaaaaaaacaaacaaaccctGAGAGCATAGCAGTTATTGTGAGGATCTCATTGGAACAATTGAATTCAGGACTGACAATAAGCATCTTCGACATCTGAGGATCCAAAGGTAACTCACTCATCATTTCTCCCAACTTGGTTAGGTTTCCCTCATCATCCAGAGCACCCAAATAATTCAAGACTTCCAATGCCCGCATCAAAGTCTCAGGAGCAGGAGGATCCATAAAGTCAAAATGCACCAGATCATCAATCCCAAGCTTCTTCAGAGTGAGAACAGTACTTGCCAGATCTGACCTCAGTAATTCAGGATATGTTTGAGGTTGTAGATCAGTATTGAAACTATTTTCAGTGTAAAGTCTGAAACATTTTCCAGGACATGTTCTACCGGCACGACCTGATCTTTGATGGGCGCTTGCTTTAGATATCGGAGTTACCAGCAAGGACTCAACTCGTACACGTGGATTATAAAGTTTTTGCTTTGAGAATCCAGGATCAATAACATAAACTATACCGTCAATTGTCAGGGAAGTTTCAGCAATGTTGGTGGACACTACAATCTTCCTTCCCGGTGGGCCACCATCTTTCAAAGGAGCAGGAGCGGGTTCGAATATCTTTTGCTGCATTACAAGAGCGAGTGAAGAATACAAGGGCACCACTTTCACTGGACCAAACTGATCACCCAAATCACTGATTTCCATTTTTATCTTCCTACAAGCATCTTCTATCTCTTCCTCTCCAGTGAGGAACAGAAGGATATCACCTGGAGGTTCACGCATATGTATCTGCACAACTGTCCGAATGGCAGCTTCCAGGTAATTTGCTTCAGGCTCCGATGTATAAAAAAGATCCACAGGATGTAGCCTTCCAGGCACCTTTATCAGTGGTGCAACATTAAAGTAATCCTGAAATTTCTCAGCCTCGAGTGTTGCACTCATGATGACTAATTTCAGATCAGGCCTTTTAATAAGAACCTCTTTGAGAAGTCCAAACAGAACATCGGTTGCCAAGGTTCGCTCATGTGCCTCATCAAGAATTATCACATTGTATCTCTCCAGTAGTGGATCAGCTGAGGCTTCTCTTAGCAGCATACCATCAGTTAAATACCTAGCACAAGCAACAATGACAGTAGCCAGCAGACATGGTTAAAAGAAGAACATGAGCAACCAAATATGAATAAATGACCTGATAGACATGGAAAACTCAACTTGAGAACATGGGAAATCATTAGCCAAAAACCAAGACAAAATGCAACCTGAAGAATGACAAAGAACCGACACAGAAGCACAATAGCAGAAAACCAGAACATAATGCAACCTAAAGAATCAGTATTCTATTAAATGTCTATTCAAGATATTTCAAGCATAAATCAGCCGATAAACAATGAAGGAGGGAGAAAAAGGAACTCACTTCAATATGGTTTTCTGGCTACTGCAATCTTCAAATCTAATGGTGTATCCAACTTCTTCTCCTAGTAAAACATCCATCTCCTCAGCAACCCGACGTGCAACAGACATGGCAACAACTCTTCGAGGTTGAGTACATGCAACTACTAGAGGCTTTCCCAAGCCTTCAGCTTCCAAAATAAATTGAGGGATCTGTAAATCCCACAAGTAGCATTATCATTCACTGAAATACTAGCCAAGATTACAGAATAATTTAGAGCATGATCAGTGAAGCCAACCAACCAAATACTCTTAAGCTAACATACAATATCCAAGATTTTTCATTTCCTTGGAATTCAAAAATGCAAACAATGATAAACAAAgctgtgttttgattgaaggatCAACAACTTTTccattgtttctttcttttcttgtctTCATTCTCTTCTATTTTCGCCCAAATCCAAGTGTAGGAGTTCCAAATTGAAACACCAAATCAGTAAAACCATATGAACTACAACAGCAACCTAAATTGAACAAAAAAGATCATAAATTTGTCGAATTCACAGGGTGAATGGATCTGAAAACGAGGTCATACCTGGGTGGTCTTGCCGCTTCCGGTCTCCCCGACGAGAATGAGGATCTGGTTGGCCATCAGAGCTTCCAAGAATTCATCTTTATGCAACCAAACCGGAAGTGCCTTCCTCTTCTCGAATATCTCGAAGTAGCGAGCTGAGTAAGGCATGCCAGTCCAGCGGTTCATCTCCCCCGATTGCATCTCGCCGGAGATCCGGTGATCTCCAACGATGCCAAAGAGGATTTGCCGGCAAGAGAAACTCAGCCACAAGTAGTCGGTGGGGACTAGAATCAAACgttttaattgatataataaACTAATTGAACGAGAGCAACAACAGCGTTTGTAGTCCAACGGTTAGGATAATTGCCTTCCAAGCAATAGACCCAGGTTCGACTCCCGGCAAACGCacatttgaattttctttttttggtttcaaattgttctataatttttttgagtaatgctatatgaggCGAAGAAATCACAtgaaccagccacacgactgatgtggctggtgacgtggaTTTCCATTTTTAAATCGAAAAGTAAAAAGGGGAGAGGCGTTCTTTCACTTCTCTCTCTCGTGTCTCCATCATCTCCCACTCCCGGCCGTAGCTTCCCTCCGCCGCCGTCGATTCCATCCCCCGCTCCCCGCCGCTGTTTTCATCACCCTCTCCCGGCTCCCCGTTCGGGCGGCCGCGCTCTCCCCCGTTCCCCGGTCCCCAGCCCGGTTGCAGCCTCCCTCTCTCGTTCCCGACCGCTTCCATCCCCGCTCCCCGCCGCTGTTTTCATCACCCTCTCCCGGCTCCCCGTTCAGGCCGACGCCGCTCTCCCCATTCCCGGTCCCCGGCCGGTTCGACCTCCCTCTCTCGTTCCCGACTGCTTCCATCCCCCGCTGGGGAACGCTTCACTCCCCTGCTCCCGGTACCCATACCCgccaattttataaatttagaaaatttatttattttttcctagTTAAACTAATCTTAATTTAATCATCATGAcctctttataaaccaaaatacttgtaaaaccaaaaaattctGATTAGTATTGTGCAGGTGCAGGAAAACAGAATTAGTTACAAGTATTACCAAAAgttttttattagtattgtgtaggaaacataattaattacaattattgTGGTTTTACAAGGAGATCATTGTAGGTGATTAAGTTTgtacttattattttggtttataaagagatTATGGTGGGTGATTACGcttatacttattatttttgtttataaatagaTCATGGTGGGtgattaaatttatatgttgtaaaaaaaaaatgtgagtgTTTATTGCTTGTTTAACttgtaaatttattgtttgtctaATTTGTGTTTCTAATTTGTGTTTAGAAGTATACTtaaagcaagaacatggaagaagtgATACTTGGGTGTTATGAGCAAGGAAATAATGATGTCgaagttggatgttcaagttatgaaatACATGGCAAAGAAAAACCGGTAGATTTGGatttagttgaaaatattgtgCCGGAGGCCGGTATGATACTTGACtccgaagaagaagtttatgaATTGTATGTCAAGTATGCGCGGCATGAAGGGTTTGGCATCACCAAAAAAAGCACAAGATTAGGTGATGATGAAAAACTGAAATATTACACGCTAGCATGTTCAAGAGGTGGCAAACGAATATCTACTTCAAAAAACTCCTTCAACCCAAGGCTATCTACTAAAGTAAATTGTCCGGCGaagattaatgtcattgttAGCAATAATGGGAGATTTACCATTTCAAGTGTCAATTTagagcataatcatgcacttagcccAAAAAAAGCTCGTTTCCAAAAGTGTAATAAAAACATTGATACATGTGTCAAAAGAAGGCTTGAATTAAACGACCAAGCGGGGATAAGCCtaagcaaaaattttcattccttaGCTGTTGAAAGTGggggttatgaaaatttaacatatacTGAAAAAGATTGTAGGAATTATATTGCGAAAGCAAGGCAATTTAGGCTTGGTGTTGGTGATGTGGTTGCACTTGGAAAATATTTCTCCcgcatgcaacaaagaaacacagaatttttccatttgattgacatggatgaggaAGGTCGTTTGAGAAATGTGTTTTGGGAGGATGCGAGGTCTATAGCGgcttatgaagcttttggtgacATAATTTCCTTTGATACAACATACTTGACAAATAAGTATGACATGCCATTTGCTCCGTTCGTCGGTGTAAATCATCATGGGCAAACGGTATTGTTTGGGTGTGGTTTATTGTCGAAGGAAGATACAGAAACATATGTTTGGCTCTTCAAAACTTGGTTGGAGTGTATGTCAGGCAAGGCTCCTAAAGCAATTATTACAGACCAGTGTATGGCTATTCAGGGTGCAGTTAGAttggtttttccaaattctcatcaccgcctttgcctttggcatatcatgaagaaggttcccgagaagcttggaggtttaaatgaatacaaagcaatcaagaagattttgaaacgCATCACGTATGAAGTAGTGGATACTCAAGAGTTTGAAGACACGTACTTGAAGATGATGGCGGACTATAACATTAAGAGCAATGAATGGCTGAATTCTCTATTCAAAATTCGTGATCGTTGGGCTCCAGTTTATGTTAGAGGCATATTTTGGGCTGGAATGTCTACCACGCAAAGAAGTGAAAGCGTTAATGCATTTTTCGATGGTTATGTTGGTCCGACGACTTCATTGAAGCAGTTTgttgagcaatatgataatgccttgaaaagtaagattgagaaagagaacaaagctgattttgcttcatttaactcatgttttccattgatcactgattgctattttgagaagcaacttcaagaagcatacacaaatgagatttttaaattgtttcaagatgagttgcgagggatgatatattgcaatcttacTATCACTGGTGTGCATGGGGCAGTCTGCTCATTTTCAGGTGTCTGATGTTGTCAAAGGGAAAGAAAGTGCATTCAGAAAACAAGTGGTATATAATGTTTACACTAATGAGGAAgaatttgacattaaatgcTCTTGTCAGCTGTTTGAGTTCAGGGGGATTATTTGTAGGCACATTTGCAAGGTGCTTATTGAGAAGAATGTTAACGACATTCCTTCTAGGTACATTTTACCACGATGGAGGAAGGACATCAAAcacatgcatacatatgtacAGAATTGTTATGATGACCCACAGACCAATGGTGAGAAACTGCGGTACAATAAATTGTGTTCTCATTTTACTAAAGCCGCAGAACTTGGAGCAATGTCAGATGACAAATACATGTCCTTGATAAAACATGTGGACGAGGCAATTGAGAAGTTGATGGACAACACAACTTGCAAGGAAAACTTTACACATACGTTGTCGGAGGCGACTAATGTGCCACACCAAAAATTTCTCACCCCTTTAAAGGTGCGGAGCAAGGGTCGTCCACCATCTaagaggaagaagtcaaaagttgaagaaataataatcaaaaacaagaaaaaggtatgTTAATGTAGTATCATATCCATTACGGccttagttttttttgtttttgaattttttttatttgatggtGTAACATCCATGTTATTATTGGCAGAAGTCACAATCAAAGGGAGATGCATTAGCTCAAAGAATTATACAAGATGATCATTGCACACAAGAGAGTGTGGTAATTCTCTTGTAATTCTCATTAATGTCCAACTTACgtatttgaatcatttaattttaagtaatgatttatttgtttataatctcttttcttaggtgaattcaaattctatatcgatCAATCTGGACATGCATCACAGCTCGTCTTTAGGTTTTACAAGCCAATGCAATGAGCTCTGATTATGGTGAGTTGCaagatgtatatatttattttcgtATTTAATACTTAGTGATTAAGATTGTTGGTGATATGAAGTTGTGATGtattattcattttcacttttcaGGGAATCGTATTGAGGTGCAAGTTACTCATATATCGATCAATTTTTGTGTTCATATTCATGTTCATGCTCCTGGAGGAAAATCAGAAATTTCATGCTCACGTTCATGCTCATGTTAtaagatttttgtgtttgttgcttatgtttgatgaagagatggttCATTTGAGTAGtgatgtatttgtgttcatgttataatgtttgttgcttatgtttgatgaagagatggttCATTTGAGTAGtgatgtatttgtgttcatggTTCATTTGAGTAGtgatgtatttgtgttcatgttataatgtttgttgcttatgtttgatgaagagatggttCATTTGAGTAGtgatgtatttgtgttcatggTTCATTTGAGTAGtgatgtatttgtgttcatgttataatgtttgttgcttatgtttgatgaagagatTGTTCATTTGAGTaatgatgtatttgtgttcatgttataatgtttgttgcttatgtttgatgaagagatggttCATTTGagttatgatgtatttgtgttcatgttataagatttttgtgtttgttgcttatgtttgatgaagataattgatttgtaattttaatttgcaGTGATGAATACGAAAATTTGTCAATCCCCATAGAGCTGGAGAAACCTGTGAAACCTCCACTACATAGAATACAACAT from Dioscorea cayenensis subsp. rotundata cultivar TDr96_F1 chromosome 7, TDr96_F1_v2_PseudoChromosome.rev07_lg8_w22 25.fasta, whole genome shotgun sequence carries:
- the LOC120264892 gene encoding probable pre-mRNA-splicing factor ATP-dependent RNA helicase DEAH3, giving the protein MQSGEMNRWTGMPYSARYFEIFEKRKALPVWLHKDEFLEALMANQILILVGETGSGKTTQIPQFILEAEGLGKPLVVACTQPRRVVAMSVARRVAEEMDVLLGEEVGYTIRFEDCSSQKTILKYLTDGMLLREASADPLLERYNVIILDEAHERTLATDVLFGLLKEVLIKRPDLKLVIMSATLEAEKFQDYFNVAPLIKVPGRLHPVDLFYTSEPEANYLEAAIRTVVQIHMREPPGDILLFLTGEEEIEDACRKIKMEISDLGDQFGPVKVVPLYSSLALVMQQKIFEPAPAPLKDGGPPGRKIVVSTNIAETSLTIDGIVYVIDPGFSKQKLYNPRVRVESLLVTPISKASAHQRSGRAGRTCPGKCFRLYTENSFNTDLQPQTYPELLRSDLASTVLTLKKLGIDDLVHFDFMDPPAPETLMRALEVLNYLGALDDEGNLTKLGEMMSELPLDPQMSKMLIVSPEFNCSNEILTITAMLSAPPCFVRPKEAQRAADEAKAQFSHIDGDHLTLLNVYHAYKQNNEDPQWCFDNFINPRALKVASSVRQQLARIMSRLKLKLCSTNFNSNAYYINIRKALLSGYFMQVAHLESKGEYMTVKDNQPVHLHPSTCLDHKPEWVVYNEYVLTSRDFIRTVTDIRGDWLVDIAPHYYDLSNFPPGEAREVLERLYAKC